A window of the Coprobacter fastidiosus genome harbors these coding sequences:
- a CDS encoding nucleotide pyrophosphohydrolase, whose translation MTIEEAQITVDQWIKEFGVKYFSELTNMAILTEEVGEVARIISRRYGDQSFKESDKERDLGDEMADVLWVLLCLANQTGINLTEAFEKNLLKKTNRDKERHINNPKLY comes from the coding sequence ATGACCATAGAAGAAGCTCAAATAACTGTAGATCAATGGATAAAAGAGTTCGGAGTAAAATATTTCAGTGAACTCACCAATATGGCGATTCTTACAGAAGAGGTAGGAGAAGTCGCCCGTATTATTTCCCGTAGATATGGAGATCAATCATTCAAAGAAAGCGATAAAGAACGTGATCTCGGAGACGAAATGGCCGATGTTTTATGGGTACTTCTATGCCTTGCCAATCAAACAGGAATAAACCTCACGGAAGCATTCGAGAAAAATCTCCTGAAAAAAACAAATCGGGACAAAGAGAGACACATCAATAATCCTAAACTATACTAA